A stretch of DNA from Rattus rattus isolate New Zealand chromosome 1, Rrattus_CSIRO_v1, whole genome shotgun sequence:
TATGAATACAAAACTACTGGAGCTTCTTAACACTGCTCAACAATAGGATATCCAAGAAGAGTACCACTGAGGATCATGTATTGACAGAGCAGCAGAAGTCTGAGGCCTtgtaccagaccaatgactcattgcaatgtaTATTTGCAACCAAAGaagtggacaaaagggtatactgtgggacatacTATGGCATgcacaatgtaattttttttttctgatgagtaGGAGGTTACAAGGGTGAATGGTGTTTATGAGGAAACTAGGAGATGAGTGAAATCtgggttcatgatgtgaaattcccaaagaaccaataaaaagctaaaagaaaaccTATATAGGGTAACAGGAAGTTActtaaaaagggggtggggcgATAAATAGATGGTGAAGTAACCAGGCAATAGCCTTGAAGATGAATCACAGAGCATGGGAAGAACAAGGGGAATCCCAAGAGTACACTAATCCCACGGGACCAGGATGCAGGGTTGCATTACCCGTAAAGACATGTAGAACAGCAGTATTTCATCAGagggtgtgttttatttttctcctaatcAGCATTTAGTAGGctcaatgaaaatttaaataaaccaTCACAATGAAGACCATCCACACCCATGATGTTGAAGCCAATTGTAAATAAATGTCCATTTTATAATTCAATTGAATGACACTTAATTTAAGCAGAACATTCCCATGCAAGTTAGAAAGGAACCTATAATCATCACAAAGATGAAGTAGCTGTGATATCTTTGTATGTCATACAGATCATGATGGTTGTGATTGGCCAAATTATTCTGTtcgaaacagcaacaaaactacTACTGAAGTAGAAAGATTTGTCTATCCACTGAGATAAAAGAGCAGTTAAATCCAGTAGGTCTAATTTTATCAATCTAtccatgtataattttaaaatgttgacttATTTATGTGTCATTGCAACTCTATCAGATAGGCGGTTTTACTATTATAAATTGAGCATTCTATTAGCCTCAATTTATAGATCACAAGACTAAGCAGAAGAGAAATTATTATCCACAGTAATCATTTCTATCTAGCAGGTAGACAAACACAGGTTAGAGAGCTAGTTTTGTACCATGGCTACTTTGGAGATAACTTGTTCAAGAAACATTATAACAGAAAGGGAGGTGGAATTATATAGGAACTGTGTATATATCGGGAAATGCCCCCAGGATAGCAGGCAGCAACTCAGAACCTTTAAATGCTTAACAGCACATCCAGCATTATACATAGCGATAAAAGAGGGAACAGtgtctggagagatagcccagcagttaagagcattgccaactcttcctgaggtcctgagttcaaatctcagcaaccacatggtggctcacaaccatctgtaatgggatgtgatgccctcttctgtgtgtctgaagacagctacagtgtactcgtatacataaataaataatttttttttctttaaaaaaaagaaagaacaagttcAAGATGCAGCAAAAAGGGAATTTAATGAAAGGGGCAAAAATAACTTGGAACAGTGACATACAATTAGAGGAATATTAATGACCTAGCCAGTTTGGTACCATCCAAGGTCATGTAAGTGGCTCAGGAAGATTTCAGTGAATtggtgcatgtggagatcaggaCTTAGGTTGTGAGGACAAAGTGAAGAGATGACAGAATTAGAAAGCACATTTTGGTGAGTAGATAAGTGGAATGGTGAGTGGAAACAGACTGGAGAAGTCAGTGGAATATACTGATTTTCCTACTGAACACATAGAAATGTTTGGATAAGTTTAGAAATGACTTGTCAGTTTATTCCAAAAGAAATTCAGGACTGTGTAGATTCGAACATCCCATTTCACTTACATCCCAGGAGTttagaagaagaacaaaaagaaacagggaaaacagaaaaacaagcaaatgaataaaaaccaaacatgatagagaaaagagagagctggtatgaaaaagttaaaaaaaatgacaaaaaccaaaaaactaactTATTATTAAAATTACATCCTGAGAGTACCTGTAGGAATACGAACAGATATGGATGAATCATGTCTTACTTAATCTGTAGCCATGATCATGCATGCCTTTTCTAGCTAGATGTATAGCACCAATTCCAAAGGAAGACTGGTATCTAcgtttacttttttttaaaatctaggtaagtagtcagcatgtagatgatACACTGAGTTCTAATTGACCTGCCGTCCTGGAATATGGAAAGATGTAATGAAAGGTCAACCCTCTATCTTTGGTAATATCTCACGAATAACAGTGCTCCGGGGATATTCATGTTTTTACCACGGTAGCATGCATTTCTAAAACAAACTGACACAGTCAACATAATACTGCAGCCTGACACAAGACAGTTCTATATATCCCACCTCACCACAGATACCCCTTTCTGACCTCAGAAATGTGATGGATAGAAGAGGCTAGGggaacatatattaaataaatgaagtcaATGTACCAGAATACCCTGTAAGTCACTGAATGTAAAACAGGTGCAAAAATATGAGTAAAGGACCTCCTGTTTTAATAGTTACTTAAACTTATTATTAAGGAGTGCGGAATATAGATACAAAATCGAGCCTGTGAAACAAAGGTGACTAACAAATGCAGTACTTAATTACTCAGCTATAGCTACTCAgggagaattttaattttttgcaaatgtatgttttccttcataaaaaCATTCCAGCATCTGTTTCATATCAGAGATGAATAAAATATGTCCACCAGAACAGAATACATTGGCCTTTACTTTTGagtttaattgttttaaaagatcatctagagggaaaaaaaacacacttgaaatttttcttttgtttttgttacaacTAAAGTTCTCTTCAGTTGCTGGCTGGTGGATCAGATGTGTACATCAGTACCTTTTAACATCCCTGGAATTGTGAACTAAGAGGAAGACTTTCCTTGATTATTGAAAACCAGTTTTGGACTGCAAAGAAAATTTTTCTTAGTTGAGCTTCATAGGGCACAAGGTACTGCAATTGTTGGATGGGTTGAAATTGGAGCCAACCGTGCACACATCTTACAAAGGACTTTAAAAATCCATCAGCAAAGATTGGGTCAATCCATTACTGTGAGTCGCAGTGACcaataggaaaggaaggagaagatcCAAGAGGGCTGAGGTAAGCTATCCTGAAGCCTGTCAGAGTGGAAACAATACATCAAAACGTCTTCATGGTGACCAGTCACCATacgtttcatttttttttttcagattggaGATTCAATAGCATACagtcaaaacatttttttcttttatcccccATCAACTTATTTTAGCTAACTTAAGACCAGCCACAGGACTCAACGGTATATTCCTGGAAAGCAAGGTAAACCGTTTTGTACTTTTTACAACTTTTGGTTTGGAATTAAGAGTTCTGATTCAAAAGATTCAAGGTTACAATTTCagtaattaatggaaaaatgCGTTACTCtactttgaaaaaatattaactTGTCTTTGTTGGAAGTACTCCAGAGAAGCGTTCTGCAGTCAGAGGGATTCTGACAGCTTGCAGAAGCAGATCTGAACTTTAATGGGAGGAATGAAAGACCAACATTAATGAGTGGTTTTATCTTCATGGCCCTAGGAAACATTGAAATgtatttctgtttattaaaaGTTGGTGTAGCTAAATGCACATTGAGGTAACTGAAATTTTGATATATGTATTTGTAACATATATGTTATAAGAGTGtgcttaacatttttattatacatatatttttctctgaCAGTAGTTCTTTGTGGCTGTTATATCTGGTGCTATTCAATGGGGAAAGTCTCTCTCCTAAAAGCATCCTACACCAGAATATATTAACCTAGTCTTTGTTACCATCTATATTGGACATATAAATAAAGGGGAATTTCTGgcctatattctaaatatttgtatttttttattctgattaATTATGCAATATTAGAATAAATATATACCAAATTACGTAAATAATATGTTAGCTATACATAAAATTTCTGTCATATACAGGCATgagcatatatatgcatttgtacaaaatagaaatagtctATATGAAggaaattttaagaattaaatagGAGATAAAGGTTATATGAGAGAATTCATAATTCCATTTCTTGGCTGCACATCTCGATTCTGATACTGTACTTAAAGTTATACAactctctctcaaaagaaaaacttacCTGAAAAATTCAGAACCAGAGATGAGTCACAAACTTTTCTTCAGATCCTAAACCCTTCTTTCACCATAACCTTCTAAATTGTTCTTTGATGTCTACATTTCTTTAGTCCAAGGGACAAAAAACCTGGAAAATATCCTCCAGATGTTGGCTCATTTAAGagtaaaataaaagcacatgCAGATGCCCATCTCTGAGGAACGGCACGGAGTTGCCACTTAGTTTATTAGatcacattttgttcttttatacTCACGACTGGTCTCAGTGAAGTTTCTTAAATTAATAACTTGAAATGGAAAAGCACTTAAAGTTTGTGAACGTTGCTTTCCATTTCTCAGCTTTCGCTATGACTCAGTTCAACCCAGAGTGCTCAGTGGCTGTGGAtttctttcaatgtctgtaaagTGCTTTTCCTATGATGAGGACTCAATAAACGTGACTCCGTTGCTATGCACGGATGCGAAGTTGATACTCTCAGCTCTCCTGTAACTAAGCAATGATTACCGATTTGATTCATGCCTTTGTCTAAAGGTCAGTGCACTATTAGTCACGTGAGTGTTGCTTTCTCCACAGGCACTTTCAATGGCAACTCCCAACTCTATTTGATACTCTGATTACCATAGACACTGTATGTGGACACAGAGGTGAGGCAGGCCTATGGGTACAGGACCCAGAGGAGTGGGATGTCCATGATGACTTCTACTGTCCCAGAGAATGCTTCTGTCCACCGAGTTTCCCTACTGCCTTATACTGTGAGAACAGAGGTCTCACAGAAATCCCTGCTATCCCTTCAAGGATCCGGTACCTGTACCTGGAAAACAACCTGATTGAAACAATACCAGAGAAGCCATTTGAGAATGCCACCCAGCTGAGATGGATCAatttaaacaagaacaaaataaccaACTACGGGATTGAGAAGGGGGCCCTAAGTCAGCTGAAgaaacttcttttcctgtttctagaAGACAATGAGCTAGAGGAGGTACCTTCCCCACTGCCAAGAAGTTTGGAACAATTGCAATTAGCCAGAAACAAAGTATCCAGCATCCCTCAGGGGACCTTCAGTAATCTGGAAAACCTGACCCTTCTTGATCTGCAGCATAACAAACTGTTAGACAATGCCTTTCAAAGAGATACCTTCAAGGGGCTTAAGAATCTCATGCAGCTAAATATGGCCAAGAATGCCCTAAGGAACATGCCCCCAAGATTACCAGCCAACACCATGCAACTGTTCCTGGACAACAACTCCATTGAAGGAATACCTGAGAATTATTTCAACGTGATTCCTAAAGTGGCCTTCCTGAGGCTTAACCACAACAAGCTATCAGATGCAGGCCTCCCGTCCAGGGGGTTTGATGTGTCCTCCATTCTAGACCTCCAACTGTCTCACAACCAGCTCACAAACTTTCCCCGCATCAATGCTAACCTGCAGCATCTACACCTGGAtcacaacaaaattaaaagtaagtaGCCATGAAAATTTACCAGTGACCAAAATATCGACCATCGTGTCTAGTCTCTGCCCCTTGTAGGAATAGAAGCTTGTGTTGTCCCGTACCAATGACTAGTGGGTTGATATAACTGAcagattattttcagttttcattacACAACTTTGTTTCTACAGTTATGAAAACTATCAAGATGCCCAAACCTTCAAGTTCGGGATCAAGAACTGAGTCATAGTAATCTACACAAGGCTTGTATGTAGGGGAGAAAATACACCGTCCTATTTTTTCCCCTGTGGGATTCTGATATTTCTCCCTCTATGGGTAAATATCATTATGTCTCAATATATCTTTCAGGGTGAATGCAAGAGGCTTGTGCCAACATGCCTGGCACTTTGAGAGGAAAAATGTATTGAAGAAAGTACAGAAGGCACCAACAAGCTCAGAAGTAATATGTAGAACAGGATTTAAGGGATTATAGAAGAGTTGATGCCTGCATTTCCATAATTATCATCACCAATCAAATATCCCCAGATAGAGTGTACATTATGGTCTGCACCCCCGAGTTTCTGAGTCACAAGTTCTCGGATAGGACATGGACCTCTCATTTTCAGCAGCTTCTCAGGGGCTGATCCTGGGGTACTGGGAATCACACATAGAGAACTGTTATCACAGCTCATGGTTGTGCTCCCTTGAAATGGGACCCAGTGAGGGAACTGCCAATCAGTGGTACATCCTCAGCAAGGAAAACGTTACTGCTTCTGGAAAACATCCTCAGACATGGAGTAGAGAGTGGAGCATGTTGAAATCTTTCGAATCAAAGCTATTATTGAGAGATGAACTGGCTGCACAAAGTACCTTCTTGGAAACATTTGAGATGAACTTCACCAGTTCCTAGTCAGGACAAGCTGTCTCTGTGGGTAGAATCGAGCAGTCCTATGTTCCATGCACAGGGTTGCTAGTATACAGCCTAGAATACATCTTCCGTTTGTCGGTGCCTTCTGTACGTTCTTCAGCATAAGCCTTTTGGGAGGATAATCACAAGGCAATTCCTTTTGGAAAGTTTGTTAAAGTGCAAATCTTGAAACAAGAGTTGATGGAAATGCTTTATAGAAAGTAAATCAGGAAAATGCCACAGGGTTATGCCTACTAGTTATCTCTTACTAAAGCTTCCCTGAGCATATGATCAAATAAGTGTGTCATTACAGGATTAGACCacctttctcccaggaactgcGTGGGTATCATCGATTTTTGTTTATGTTATTGATGCCACGGATTTGAGCCTAAAATCCTGGAACTAAATGGCATGCCACCACCATAGTGGTGATTTTCCTCCCTATGGTGAAAAAATTCACCAGTAAGAAGGAAAAGATGCAACTTAGAAAGCTTGTTAGATGAGCAGTCTTAGCTGAGTCAAACATCACGATGAAGGAGGGCCCGGAGTGTGTGAGCTTTCCTGAAGAGGTCTATGCTTCTGCAGGTACACTCTATCTTTAACAAATCCCACAGACATCTGGAATAAAGAGTTGACTTCAAGTGTCTCTACATAGATATTTGCATGTGAGTCTTACACACTGGGAACTTAAGACCCAGTGTTCAGGAGTGAGGTAGCAAGAAGATGGGGAAGCAAAGCACTGTGTCCTCCTCCACTGAAGTTTTGCGAAGCATTTTCAAAGACTGTGTTCACACAGTCCATATTCTAATAATTC
This window harbors:
- the Kera gene encoding keratocan: MRVGELVLPFVGSGIGWASQDRAAGLTLMVGVWESRQPDTVCGHRGEAGLWVQDPEEWDVHDDFYCPRECFCPPSFPTALYCENRGLTEIPAIPSRIRYLYLENNLIETIPEKPFENATQLRWINLNKNKITNYGIEKGALSQLKKLLFLFLEDNELEEVPSPLPRSLEQLQLARNKVSSIPQGTFSNLENLTLLDLQHNKLLDNAFQRDTFKGLKNLMQLNMAKNALRNMPPRLPANTMQLFLDNNSIEGIPENYFNVIPKVAFLRLNHNKLSDAGLPSRGFDVSSILDLQLSHNQLTNFPRINANLQHLHLDHNKIKNVNMSVICPTTLRAGQDAFLHGPQLSYLRLDGNEIKPPIPMDLVACFKLLQAFII